The following DNA comes from Arcobacter cloacae.
AGATGAACAAAAATATGAAAAACATCTTCAAGAAATAAGAGATGATTATTCTAAAAAAGCTAACTTTTTTTCAGAGCAATTAAATCTAATTATGCCTGAGTTTAAACATGAAAAACCAAGAGGTGGAATGTTTTTATATGGAACTTTTGAAAATGAAATTGATACTTTTGCACTTGTTCATGAGAGTTTAAAGAAAAAAGTTGTTTATGTTCCAGGAAATCAATTTTATATAGATAAAGTTCCAAATGCAGAAATTAGATTTAACTATACCCATTCTACTTTTGAACAAATAGAAAAAGGTATAAAGCTAATAAAAAGTTGTTTATAACTTATAAAACTTTTGCTTTTTTTAGCCTTTTGTAATACCAAAAAGCTAAAAAAGCAAGGGCGATTAAAATAGCTACAATTATATATCGTAAATACTCTTTTATTAAACCTTCATTATCTCCTAAATAATAACCCAATACCGTTAAAATAACAACCCATATCCCAGCACCCAAACTTGTATATAAACAAAATATAAACAAATTCATTCTGGCAAGTCCTGCTGGAAAAGAGATATATTGTCTAACAGCAGGTATTAATCTTCCCGAAAAAGTAGAGATATGACCATGATTTTTAAAAAACTCTTCCATTTTTACAATAGTTTGTTCTTTTATAAAAAAATATCTTCCATATTTAATTAAAAATTTTCTTCCAAACTTCACTGCTAAATAGTAATTAAATAAAGCACCTGCAAGTGAACCTAATATTCCAAAAAGAATCACTAGATACATATTCATTTCACCCTTATAAACCAAATAACCAGCTGGAATCATAACAACTTCAGAAGGGAAAGGGAAAAAAGAGCTTTCTAAAAACATCATAATAAAAATACCTGCATAACCTAAAGTTCCTACAGTTTGGACAATAAAATCAATTATAGTTGAAAGCAAAGGTTATCCTTTAGATTAAGTTTTTCCATTTTGAAATAGAGTTATTTATTAGTTCAAATATTTTTTCATTTGTTAGTTCTGTTTCATCAAAATAGTCAGAAACAATTTTTAAAATATAAAAATCTTTTATATTTTCTTTACATATTAAAGAAAAAAACTTAGCTTGTTTATCAACTAATAAAGTATCA
Coding sequences within:
- a CDS encoding DedA family protein, with translation MLSTIIDFIVQTVGTLGYAGIFIMMFLESSFFPFPSEVVMIPAGYLVYKGEMNMYLVILFGILGSLAGALFNYYLAVKFGRKFLIKYGRYFFIKEQTIVKMEEFFKNHGHISTFSGRLIPAVRQYISFPAGLARMNLFIFCLYTSLGAGIWVVILTVLGYYLGDNEGLIKEYLRYIIVAILIALAFLAFWYYKRLKKAKVL